The following are encoded together in the Acidobacteriota bacterium genome:
- a CDS encoding glycosyl hydrolase, which produces MTRRCTFVIVFCLLFGAWSSAGANEAQELWDAERFRGLELRNLGPALMSGRIADIAIHPEDDSLWYVAVGSGGVWKTRNAGTTWTPIFDDQGSYSIGCVAIDPNAPDVVWVGTGENVGGRHVGFGDGIYRSEDGGAHWKKMGLGETLHISEIVIHPENSDVIWVAAQGPLWSRGGQRGVYRTLDGGESWERVLGDDEWVGATDLVLDPRDPDRLYAATWQRHRNVAAYLGGGPGTALWRSEDGGSTWQKLEQGLPESRMGKIGLAISPQRPDVLYAAIELDRRTGAVYRSTDRGASWEKRSDAVAGGTGPHYYQELYASPHAFDRIYLADVRFQVSDDGGKTFRRLREQSKHSDNHAMAFRADDPDYLLVGTDGGLYESFDLAENWRFMANLPVTQFYKLAVDDAEPFYNIYGGTQDNGSQGGPSRTDNVHGIQNSDWRIVLDWDGHQPATEPGNPDILYAERQQGFLSRVDLTTGEIVDIQPQPAAGEGPERFNWDAPILVSPHQPSRIYFASHRVWRSDDRGDSWTAISADLTRDQDRWRLPIMGSTQSWDNAWDLLAMSTYNTITSLAESPGQEGLIYAGTDDGLIQVTENGGESWRAVEVGSLPGVPATAFVNDIRADLHDPDTVYVALDNHKFGEIGPHLLRSTDRGRSWTSMRGNLPQRTLVWRIVQDHEDKDLFFLATEFGLYFTVDAGERWTRLEGGVPTISFRDLTLQRREDDLVAASFGRGFFVLDDITPFRSISSSQLAEAATLFPVRQAWWYFPRPHLAFEPGRGDQGAAHFVAPNPPFGAVFTYYLKEGLETARAARQAAEKTAVESQEAIAFPGWEAVEAERREPVPQIWLTVEDDEGRVIRRVPGATEAGFHRVAWDLRYPRPNAVEREDPPPPEWGLPPRGLMVGPGRYKVRLSKQVGGEITPLAGPETFEVVPLRKGALDGASPDEVAAFWREYEEAVRLNTAFGVALEELKTQVERLQRVALESRAPVAEIDPRLFELRSQVLELDGRVHGHRAKQEPGEKVPPTVGDRLFSVSRGVEQSTYGPTPTHREQLEIANSELATFREELERLQTEASELARALLEQGGPWYEGEPLPD; this is translated from the coding sequence ATGACTCGCCGATGCACTTTCGTGATCGTTTTCTGCTTGCTCTTCGGAGCTTGGTCCAGCGCTGGGGCCAACGAGGCGCAGGAGCTCTGGGATGCCGAGCGCTTCCGTGGTCTCGAGCTGCGAAACCTCGGTCCGGCGCTGATGTCCGGCCGGATCGCCGATATCGCCATCCATCCCGAGGATGACAGTCTCTGGTACGTAGCGGTGGGATCGGGAGGCGTCTGGAAGACCCGCAACGCGGGCACCACCTGGACGCCGATCTTCGACGACCAAGGCTCCTACTCCATTGGCTGCGTCGCCATCGACCCCAACGCCCCCGACGTCGTCTGGGTCGGTACCGGCGAGAACGTGGGCGGTCGGCACGTGGGTTTCGGCGACGGCATCTATCGGAGCGAGGACGGCGGAGCCCATTGGAAGAAGATGGGACTCGGGGAGACCCTGCACATCTCCGAGATCGTCATCCATCCCGAGAACTCCGACGTGATCTGGGTTGCTGCCCAGGGCCCTCTGTGGAGCCGGGGTGGCCAGCGTGGTGTCTATCGCACGCTGGACGGTGGTGAGAGCTGGGAGCGAGTCCTCGGCGATGACGAGTGGGTCGGTGCCACCGATCTCGTCCTCGATCCGCGCGATCCCGACCGCCTCTACGCGGCCACCTGGCAGCGTCATCGCAACGTGGCCGCCTACCTCGGCGGGGGGCCGGGCACGGCCCTCTGGAGGTCCGAAGACGGCGGCTCGACCTGGCAGAAGCTCGAGCAGGGCCTGCCCGAGAGCCGCATGGGCAAGATCGGCCTGGCCATCTCCCCCCAACGACCCGACGTGCTCTATGCCGCCATCGAGCTGGATCGAAGGACGGGTGCGGTCTATCGGTCGACGGATCGCGGTGCCTCCTGGGAGAAACGCTCCGATGCCGTCGCCGGCGGCACGGGTCCCCACTACTACCAGGAGCTCTATGCCTCGCCCCACGCCTTTGATCGCATCTACCTGGCCGACGTGCGCTTCCAGGTCTCGGACGACGGCGGCAAGACCTTTCGCCGGCTCCGCGAGCAGTCCAAGCACTCCGACAACCACGCCATGGCCTTCCGGGCAGACGACCCCGACTACCTCCTCGTGGGCACGGACGGCGGTCTCTACGAGAGCTTCGATCTGGCGGAGAATTGGCGTTTCATGGCCAATCTGCCGGTCACGCAGTTCTACAAGCTGGCCGTCGACGATGCCGAGCCCTTCTACAACATCTACGGGGGTACCCAAGACAACGGTAGCCAGGGCGGTCCCTCGCGCACCGACAACGTGCACGGCATCCAGAACTCCGACTGGCGCATCGTCCTCGACTGGGACGGGCATCAGCCGGCCACCGAGCCGGGCAACCCCGACATCCTCTACGCCGAGCGGCAGCAGGGCTTCCTGTCCCGAGTGGACCTCACGACGGGAGAGATCGTCGACATCCAACCGCAGCCCGCCGCCGGGGAAGGGCCCGAGCGGTTCAACTGGGACGCTCCCATCCTCGTCAGCCCCCACCAGCCGAGCCGCATCTACTTCGCCTCCCATCGGGTCTGGCGCAGCGATGACCGGGGAGATTCCTGGACCGCCATCTCCGCTGATCTGACCCGCGATCAGGATCGGTGGCGCCTGCCGATCATGGGCTCTACCCAGAGCTGGGACAACGCCTGGGATCTCTTGGCCATGTCGACCTACAACACCATCACGTCTCTGGCGGAGTCGCCGGGGCAGGAGGGCCTGATCTACGCGGGCACGGACGACGGACTGATCCAGGTCACCGAAAACGGCGGCGAGAGCTGGCGGGCGGTCGAGGTCGGCAGCCTGCCCGGAGTTCCTGCCACCGCCTTCGTGAACGACATCCGAGCCGATCTCCACGATCCCGACACCGTCTACGTGGCCCTCGACAATCACAAATTCGGAGAGATCGGCCCCCACCTGCTGCGCAGCACGGATCGTGGGCGCAGCTGGACCTCCATGCGGGGCAACCTGCCCCAGCGCACCTTGGTCTGGCGCATCGTGCAGGACCACGAGGACAAGGATCTCTTCTTCCTGGCTACCGAGTTCGGGCTCTATTTCACCGTCGACGCCGGTGAACGATGGACTCGCCTCGAAGGCGGAGTGCCGACGATTTCGTTCCGGGACCTCACCCTCCAACGACGGGAGGACGACCTGGTGGCCGCCTCGTTCGGGCGTGGCTTCTTTGTGCTCGACGACATCACTCCCTTCCGGAGCATCTCCTCCTCGCAGCTGGCCGAGGCCGCCACGCTCTTTCCCGTGCGCCAGGCATGGTGGTACTTCCCCCGCCCCCATCTGGCCTTCGAGCCGGGACGCGGCGATCAGGGCGCGGCCCATTTCGTCGCCCCCAATCCGCCCTTCGGAGCCGTCTTCACCTACTACCTGAAGGAGGGTCTAGAGACCGCCCGCGCCGCTCGGCAGGCGGCTGAGAAGACCGCCGTCGAGAGCCAGGAGGCCATCGCCTTTCCGGGCTGGGAGGCCGTCGAGGCCGAGCGCCGAGAGCCCGTCCCGCAGATTTGGCTCACCGTGGAGGACGACGAGGGTCGGGTGATCCGCCGCGTCCCCGGCGCCACGGAAGCCGGGTTCCACCGGGTCGCCTGGGATCTCCGTTACCCCCGCCCCAATGCCGTCGAGCGCGAGGATCCTCCGCCCCCAGAGTGGGGTCTGCCGCCCCGCGGCCTGATGGTCGGCCCCGGCCGCTACAAGGTGAGGCTCTCGAAGCAGGTCGGCGGTGAGATCACCCCTCTCGCCGGACCCGAGACCTTCGAGGTCGTGCCTCTTCGCAAGGGCGCCCTCGACGGCGCGAGCCCGGACGAAGTCGCCGCCTTCTGGCGGGAGTACGAGGAAGCAGTGCGTCTCAACACGGCCTTCGGGGTGGCTCTCGAAGAGCTCAAGACTCAGGTCGAGCGCTTACAACGAGTCGCCCTGGAGTCGAGGGCTCCGGTCGCGGAAATCGATCCCCGGCTCTTCGAGCTGCGCTCGCAGGTGCTCGAGCTCGACGGCCGGGTCCATGGCCATCGCGCCAAGCAGGAGCCCGGCGAGAAGGTACCGCCCACCGTGGGAGACCGTCTCTTCAGCGTCTCGAGGGGCGTCGAACAATCAACCTACGGACCGACCCCGACCCATCGGGAGCAGCTAGAGATCGCCAACTCCGAGCTGGCGACCTTCCGCGAAGAGCTGGAGAGGCTGCAAACGGAAGCCTCCGAGCTCGCTCGCGCGCTGCTGGAGCAGGGCGGTCCCTGGTACGAAGGAGAGCCGCTGCCGGACTGA
- a CDS encoding glycine betaine ABC transporter substrate-binding protein produces the protein MRLRNTTGLTALLVALAMVMGCGGPATDTADQNASAPTETKTAHLVYVNWAEGVAYTHLAKVILEDELGYEVTITAADVAPAYAAVAQGDQDAFMETWLPVLHKDYVDKFGDRVVDLGHVYEGTRSGIVVPAYVPIDKISQLPAAAEQLDGKITGIDAGAGIMKTTEQVIEQYGLDLELISSSGPAMSAALKKAIDDEEWIAVTGWKPHWMFGRWDLKFLDQDEDKIVWKTGNIHIMGRQGLREEKQELARFLSSYFFTDEQLSDLMLAMRDADDREAAAREWMNAHPDLVAGWIS, from the coding sequence ATGAGACTACGAAACACCACGGGGCTGACGGCGCTCCTCGTCGCATTAGCGATGGTGATGGGCTGTGGTGGCCCGGCCACGGACACGGCGGACCAGAACGCTTCGGCGCCAACGGAGACCAAGACGGCCCATCTCGTCTACGTCAACTGGGCCGAAGGCGTGGCCTACACCCATCTCGCCAAGGTGATCCTGGAGGACGAGCTGGGCTACGAGGTCACGATCACCGCCGCCGACGTCGCTCCCGCCTACGCCGCAGTGGCCCAAGGCGATCAGGATGCGTTCATGGAGACCTGGCTGCCCGTTCTCCACAAAGACTACGTCGACAAATTCGGTGACCGGGTCGTCGACCTGGGTCACGTCTACGAGGGGACCCGGAGCGGGATCGTCGTCCCTGCCTACGTCCCGATCGACAAGATCTCCCAGCTTCCTGCAGCCGCCGAACAACTCGACGGCAAGATCACCGGCATCGACGCCGGCGCCGGCATCATGAAGACCACCGAGCAGGTGATCGAGCAATATGGCCTGGACCTGGAGCTGATCTCCTCCAGCGGCCCCGCCATGAGCGCTGCGCTGAAGAAGGCGATTGACGACGAGGAGTGGATCGCGGTCACCGGCTGGAAGCCGCATTGGATGTTCGGACGCTGGGACCTCAAATTCCTCGACCAGGACGAGGACAAGATCGTTTGGAAGACCGGCAACATCCACATCATGGGCCGCCAGGGCCTGCGCGAAGAGAAGCAGGAGCTGGCGAGGTTCCTCAGCAGCTACTTTTTCACCGACGAGCAGCTCTCAGACTTGATGCTCGCCATGCGCGACGCGGATGATCGGGAAGCCGCCGCTCGTGAGTGGATGAACGCCCATCCGGACCTGGTGGCAGGCTGGATCTCCTAG
- a CDS encoding ABC transporter permease subunit, whose translation MLPSPSGIPSTLVAGLWDLDVGHIFELLITWLGENFEPLFDGITVFIEWTLAAMEGALMWPHWAVIVVLFSLLAWRIAGWKIGVLSVAGLLLILHMGLWVEAMETVALILASVVLALVLALPLGIWSSKSDVAEAVVRPLLDFMQTLPAFVYLIPAVLFFQLGKVPGVVATLIFSMPPAVRLTNLGIRQVPKEIKEAALSFGATPWQTLFKAELPVALPTILAGINQTIMLALSMVVIAGLIGAGGLGNEVVKGITQLDIGLGFESGIAIVILAILLDRVTQSLGAASRREG comes from the coding sequence ATGCTCCCGAGTCCATCGGGGATTCCGTCCACGCTGGTCGCCGGTCTCTGGGACTTGGACGTCGGCCACATCTTCGAGCTGCTCATCACCTGGCTCGGCGAGAACTTCGAGCCGCTCTTCGACGGCATCACCGTTTTCATCGAGTGGACTCTCGCCGCGATGGAAGGCGCTCTGATGTGGCCTCACTGGGCGGTCATCGTCGTCCTCTTCTCCCTACTGGCCTGGCGGATCGCAGGCTGGAAGATCGGTGTGCTGTCCGTCGCTGGGCTTCTCCTGATCCTTCACATGGGATTGTGGGTCGAAGCGATGGAGACCGTAGCGCTCATCCTCGCGTCGGTCGTTCTCGCTCTGGTGCTGGCGCTGCCCCTGGGCATCTGGTCGTCCAAGTCGGACGTTGCCGAGGCGGTCGTCCGGCCTCTGCTCGACTTCATGCAGACGCTGCCCGCCTTCGTCTACCTCATCCCGGCCGTGCTTTTCTTCCAATTGGGCAAGGTCCCCGGAGTGGTCGCCACGTTGATCTTCTCGATGCCACCGGCGGTCCGGCTGACGAATCTCGGCATTCGCCAGGTCCCAAAGGAGATCAAGGAGGCCGCCCTGTCCTTCGGCGCAACACCCTGGCAGACGCTGTTCAAGGCCGAGCTGCCGGTGGCGCTTCCGACGATCCTGGCGGGAATCAACCAGACGATCATGTTGGCGCTCTCGATGGTAGTGATCGCGGGGCTCATCGGTGCCGGTGGGCTTGGCAACGAGGTGGTCAAGGGGATCACCCAGCTCGACATCGGCCTCGGCTTCGAGAGTGGGATTGCGATCGTCATTCTGGCCATCCTGCTCGACCGCGTGACGCAGTCCCTCGGTGCGGCCTCGCGGCGCGAAGGCTGA